A DNA window from Actinokineospora baliensis contains the following coding sequences:
- a CDS encoding spermidine synthase: MGRPCLARWDRAWCAVRVTGPRQGRFPVRFGTAEVVRDLDRANGWLLSVDGVAQSYVDVDDPTHLEFDYVRRIADVLDCWGEAGAAVDALHLGGGACTVARYLSVTRPGSRQVVIDADGGMVALVRDQFGVDAIPGVTVHVGDGRAGATDREDLSADVVVVDAFERGMVSAGLFSVEATRELSRVLRADGVYLANLSDGPGLPFASRAVATLSAVFGNVLLLAEPAVLRGRRYGNIVLAASAVDLPTDHIAARAANAAFPARCVTAAELRALVGPARPLTDAEPITPPVPPKDPFAT; this comes from the coding sequence ATGGGACGCCCCTGCCTAGCTCGGTGGGACCGGGCGTGGTGTGCTGTGCGGGTGACTGGTCCGAGACAGGGGCGCTTTCCCGTGCGGTTCGGGACCGCGGAGGTGGTGCGGGACCTGGACCGGGCGAACGGGTGGTTGCTCAGCGTCGACGGGGTGGCGCAGTCCTACGTCGACGTTGACGATCCGACGCACCTGGAGTTCGACTACGTGCGGCGGATCGCGGACGTGCTGGACTGCTGGGGGGAGGCGGGGGCGGCGGTCGACGCGCTGCACCTGGGGGGTGGGGCGTGCACGGTGGCGCGCTACCTGTCGGTGACCCGGCCGGGGTCGCGGCAGGTGGTGATCGACGCCGACGGGGGGATGGTGGCGCTGGTGCGCGACCAGTTCGGCGTCGACGCGATCCCGGGGGTGACCGTCCACGTGGGAGACGGCCGGGCCGGGGCGACCGACCGCGAGGACCTGTCCGCCGACGTCGTGGTGGTCGACGCCTTCGAGCGGGGAATGGTCTCGGCGGGCCTGTTCAGCGTGGAAGCGACCAGAGAACTCTCCCGAGTCCTCCGCGCCGACGGCGTCTACCTCGCCAACCTCTCCGACGGCCCCGGCCTCCCCTTCGCCAGCCGCGCAGTCGCCACCCTCTCAGCGGTCTTCGGCAACGTCCTCCTCCTAGCCGAACCCGCCGTCCTCCGCGGCCGCCGCTACGGCAACATCGTCCTGGCCGCCTCCGCCGTGGACCTCCCCACCGACCACATAGCCGCGCGAGCCGCCAACGCCGCCTTCCCCGCCCGCTGCGTGACGGCTGCCGAACTCCGCGCCCTGGTAGGCCCGGCCCGCCCCCTGACCGACGCCGAACCAATCACCCCGCCGGTGCCGCCCAAGGACCCCTTCGCTACCTGA
- a CDS encoding NADPH-dependent FMN reductase, translating to MTRIGIILGSTRPNRNGEQVATWVRDIATRRADAEYELVDLRDYPLPHLDEPTPPSMGQYENEHTREWAAKIASFDGFVVITPEYNHSTSGVLKNAMDYLYAEWNNKAIGFVSYGSVGGTRAVEHLRLIAGELQMADVRQQVALSLVTEFENYSVFKPGEYNVPALTTLLDQVVAWSTALAPLRARTHASV from the coding sequence GTGACCAGGATCGGCATCATCCTCGGCAGCACCCGGCCCAACCGCAACGGGGAACAGGTGGCCACATGGGTGCGCGACATCGCCACCCGCCGCGCCGACGCCGAGTACGAACTCGTCGACCTGCGCGACTACCCCCTGCCCCACCTCGACGAACCCACCCCACCGTCGATGGGGCAGTACGAAAACGAGCACACCAGGGAATGGGCGGCCAAGATCGCCTCGTTCGACGGGTTCGTGGTGATCACCCCCGAGTACAACCACAGCACGTCCGGGGTGCTGAAGAACGCCATGGACTACCTGTACGCCGAGTGGAACAACAAGGCCATCGGGTTCGTGTCCTACGGCTCGGTGGGCGGCACGCGGGCGGTGGAACACCTGCGGCTGATCGCGGGCGAACTGCAGATGGCTGATGTGCGGCAACAGGTGGCGCTGTCGCTGGTCACGGAGTTCGAGAACTACAGCGTGTTCAAGCCTGGGGAGTACAACGTGCCTGCGCTGACGACGCTGCTGGATCAGGTGGTGGCGTGGAGCACGGCGCTGGCGCCGTTGCGGGCTCGGACGCACGCGTCGGTGTAG
- a CDS encoding vWA domain-containing protein translates to MTLEFEVHVDQNEYLPSGARTMDAVVSVTLTGDTLGQPGTDRGLARVIMIDTSGSMSGNKIAQAKLAVNAVVAALPDGVAFAIVAGTEIATMVYPSTPTLAEASSSTRNKARQAVGKLVAGGGTAIGTWLRLAEQLFATTTAPIRHAVLLTDGRNEHETTEQFYETVTSCEGKFTCDARGVGDGGWQARTLERIADTLHGSVRGLPDAAALVAEFKEITENLMGTAAVDVTLRLWTPAHARLRFLKQVFPRIVDLTDRGIVISPRVREYPTGHWSAETRDFHLSIEVDTGEVGEGLVAARVSMSVGDQQSAEHRVRAFWTDDPVLSTRISPQVAHFTGQQRMADLVREGVDAHQAGDLPLASDRLGRAIDLAKEHGNTETAAHLARLVEDDGTGTHRVRDRMADVLKEMAHIESKRTTRVRSAEE, encoded by the coding sequence ATGACCCTCGAGTTCGAGGTCCACGTCGACCAGAACGAGTACCTGCCCTCGGGCGCGCGGACCATGGACGCGGTCGTCTCGGTCACCCTCACCGGGGACACCCTGGGCCAGCCGGGCACCGACCGGGGCCTGGCCAGGGTCATCATGATCGACACATCCGGGTCCATGTCCGGCAACAAGATCGCCCAGGCCAAACTGGCGGTCAACGCGGTCGTCGCCGCCCTGCCCGACGGGGTGGCCTTCGCCATCGTCGCGGGCACCGAGATCGCCACCATGGTCTACCCGAGCACCCCGACCCTGGCCGAGGCCTCCTCCAGCACCCGCAACAAGGCGCGGCAGGCCGTCGGCAAGCTGGTGGCGGGCGGCGGCACCGCGATCGGCACCTGGCTGCGCCTGGCCGAGCAGTTGTTCGCGACCACCACCGCCCCGATCCGGCACGCGGTGCTGCTCACCGACGGCCGCAACGAACACGAGACCACCGAACAGTTCTACGAGACGGTGACCTCCTGCGAGGGCAAGTTCACCTGCGACGCGCGCGGGGTCGGCGACGGGGGATGGCAAGCGCGCACCCTAGAGCGCATCGCCGACACACTGCACGGTTCGGTGCGCGGCCTCCCTGACGCGGCGGCACTCGTCGCGGAGTTCAAGGAGATCACCGAGAACCTCATGGGCACAGCCGCGGTCGACGTCACACTACGGCTGTGGACGCCCGCTCACGCGCGGCTGCGGTTCCTCAAACAGGTCTTCCCGCGCATAGTCGACCTGACCGACCGTGGCATCGTCATCAGCCCGCGCGTGCGCGAGTACCCCACCGGCCATTGGTCGGCCGAAACCCGTGACTTCCACCTGTCCATAGAGGTCGACACGGGCGAGGTGGGGGAGGGGCTGGTCGCGGCGCGGGTCAGCATGTCCGTCGGCGACCAGCAGTCCGCCGAGCACCGCGTCCGCGCGTTCTGGACCGATGACCCGGTGCTGTCCACCCGGATCAGCCCCCAGGTCGCGCACTTCACCGGCCAGCAGCGGATGGCCGACCTGGTCCGCGAGGGGGTCGACGCGCACCAGGCCGGTGACCTGCCGCTGGCCAGCGACCGCCTCGGCCGCGCCATCGACCTGGCCAAGGAGCACGGCAACACCGAGACCGCCGCCCACCTGGCCCGCCTGGTCGAGGACGACGGCACGGGCACCCACCGGGTCCGCGACCGGATGGCCGACGTGCTCAAGGAAATGGCCCACATCGAGTCCAAGCGCACCACCCGGGTGCGCTCCGCCGAGGAGTAG
- a CDS encoding protein phosphatase 2C domain-containing protein, with the protein MTALVCVNCGATLQPGWLFCEDCGRDQRALPTGEPRVEHSTQRPDLDLDRVAAITDRGRRRERNEDAVAIGTLGDVAAAVVCDGVASAPGSEMAAIRAAEAGLAELLAAIARGEEPIAATTAAANSAADAAALLGDPSDKNPPCCTYVSALVTAEDVTVGWVGDSPAYWAGSTGMRRLTVDDSAAGRLIAQGVGIEDPRMAEPGVHALERWLGADAGPISAQVRRFSPPEPGLVLLCSDGLSRYVDAGLVAPADHLGTPAAVTRTLLGRALAAGGHDNVTVAAITATGGGPA; encoded by the coding sequence GTGACGGCACTCGTCTGCGTCAACTGCGGCGCCACCCTCCAGCCGGGGTGGCTGTTCTGCGAGGACTGCGGCCGGGACCAACGCGCACTGCCCACCGGCGAGCCGCGCGTCGAGCACTCCACGCAGAGACCAGACCTGGACCTCGACCGGGTCGCCGCCATCACCGACCGGGGCAGGCGCAGGGAGCGCAACGAGGACGCGGTAGCCATCGGGACGCTCGGTGACGTAGCCGCGGCCGTTGTGTGCGACGGGGTCGCCTCGGCGCCGGGGTCCGAGATGGCAGCCATCCGCGCCGCGGAGGCAGGTCTGGCGGAGTTGTTGGCCGCTATCGCGCGCGGGGAGGAACCGATCGCCGCGACAACCGCGGCCGCGAACTCAGCCGCAGACGCCGCCGCGCTGTTGGGCGACCCGTCCGATAAGAACCCACCTTGCTGCACCTACGTCTCCGCGCTCGTCACAGCTGAGGACGTCACCGTGGGGTGGGTCGGTGACAGCCCCGCCTACTGGGCGGGCTCAACGGGGATGCGCAGGCTCACTGTCGACGACTCGGCGGCGGGCAGGCTCATCGCGCAAGGCGTAGGCATCGAAGACCCGCGTATGGCCGAACCCGGCGTCCACGCGTTGGAACGCTGGCTCGGGGCCGACGCCGGGCCGATCAGCGCCCAAGTGCGCCGCTTCAGCCCACCCGAACCCGGCCTCGTCTTGCTGTGCAGCGACGGCCTCTCCCGCTACGTCGACGCCGGGCTGGTCGCCCCGGCCGACCACCTCGGCACCCCCGCCGCGGTCACCCGCACCCTGCTCGGCCGCGCGCTGGCCGCGGGCGGCCACGACAACGTCACCGTCGCCGCGATCACCGCGACCGGAGGAGGACCGGCATGA
- a CDS encoding IS3 family transposase, producing the protein MRLEPAKYAYPVLFMCRLLDVSRSGYYEWRGRAESATARRREELKAFIRDAFEASDSTYGHRRVHAQLRRAGVCVGVELVRHLMRELGLVPCQPRPRRFGLTTAAAAPVGDLVGRDFTAPAPGRKLVGDITYVPTMEGWLYLATVLDCCTKEVIGYAMDDNYQTPLISRAIRNAARNRPLADGAIFHSDRGSNYMSTEYHNVLTSLRLKQSAGRTGICFDNAMAESFFGTLKNECVNRMAYSTRDEARQHITRYIEFWYNRRRLHSAIGYRPPHEVYIEHKNQQIAA; encoded by the coding sequence ATGCGACTTGAACCTGCGAAGTACGCGTATCCAGTCCTGTTCATGTGCCGACTGCTCGACGTTTCCAGGTCCGGCTACTACGAATGGCGCGGCCGGGCGGAATCGGCCACCGCGCGACGGCGAGAGGAGCTGAAAGCGTTTATCCGGGACGCGTTCGAGGCCTCGGACTCGACTTACGGCCACCGGCGGGTCCATGCCCAGTTGCGGCGGGCAGGCGTGTGCGTGGGTGTTGAACTGGTCCGGCACCTCATGCGTGAACTGGGGCTGGTTCCCTGCCAGCCAAGACCCCGGCGGTTCGGGCTGACCACCGCGGCGGCCGCGCCGGTGGGCGACCTGGTCGGCCGTGACTTCACCGCGCCCGCGCCGGGACGCAAGCTGGTCGGCGACATCACCTACGTTCCCACGATGGAAGGCTGGCTTTACCTGGCCACCGTGCTGGATTGCTGCACGAAAGAAGTGATCGGCTACGCGATGGACGACAACTACCAGACACCGCTCATCAGCCGCGCTATCCGCAACGCGGCCCGAAACCGCCCACTCGCCGACGGTGCGATATTTCACAGCGACCGCGGCAGCAATTACATGTCCACCGAGTACCACAACGTCCTCACCAGCCTCCGGTTGAAGCAATCAGCAGGGCGAACCGGAATCTGTTTCGACAACGCGATGGCCGAATCGTTCTTCGGCACACTCAAAAACGAATGCGTCAACCGGATGGCTTACTCCACCCGAGACGAAGCCCGGCAGCACATCACTCGCTACATCGAGTTCTGGTATAATCGCCGACGACTTCACTCAGCGATAGGCTACCGCCCACCGCACGAGGTATACATCGAACACAAGAACCAACAAATCGCCGCTTGA
- a CDS encoding NACHT domain-containing protein, with the protein MPRNPPITFQGALKVLGHHDRPWLDRLDSLLGGVILASVGIAPIEGLWALVDQKNEAVRLVRTGLDAVSDKLLGTNGVERQDLLVASHTILIMTAYFEVVDEQRKIPHRDRVVLATGVALNEKNWLKLLYTNPLPAPCATKTFATLLTDISGWASLMIASAGIAESANALGDEIASRYHAHFLRMAERIPEFRIWAELAERAAVGSILGRLSEQLAHGPANPPRDLRKTLADANTAELDEPLVRADGAATVFPRVREIFQTPRVRLTTRDSRSLLADENWWDEEGVRVDLDRVLAVHFSTPAATERPMLLLGHPGAGKSLLTKVLAASLPAANYTVVRVPLRHVDANAQVDSQIQTALDRLTHRRVSWPDLAEQTSGTLRVVLLDGLDELLQATTHDRTGYLHDVETFQRREAAYGYPVAVVVTSRTLVVDRVTVPDGVPVVKLEDFDTEQVEAWKAEWNHANEHSGVRLLPSRLAENVAELARQPLLLMMLAVYYADWEAPEPTAQMSLTDLYERMFELFARREAEKRAIADVDATVRLTLRRLSVAALGMLNRGAQSITEADLAADLTALDEPVTSGKRLLAEFFFVHSPQARGDTEHRAYEFLHLTFGEYLVADRVVEVLRDVADSAFGRRAKHRPDDDLLFTLLSHQPLSIQRPVLDFIAAKLAKLPPDETEKIAETLEELLARYHEPRTASRFDKYRPLPDHSVRQTAAFSVNLVLLRIACPQGDLDLAAMRLVDKDRWRSLVRLWYAGLDSTALLSIGASMDVRDDRVRSGGTGLLPLGLTVARLLGDRDLQARLLIGHAVQGRYVYHEPADYQEWLDQTYAWLVGFAARPTGGMFGFTYPPEPYDPTRLSTVIDLATHVLRIRSLEWHPHFLAEFLVWLADLPGDRRWLVDIVALHGAAARRALVEEIRSTPTSRLLIEELAQLEWDAPA; encoded by the coding sequence GTGCCACGCAATCCGCCTATCACCTTCCAGGGCGCGCTCAAGGTCCTCGGCCACCACGACCGCCCCTGGCTAGACCGCCTCGACTCCCTCCTCGGCGGCGTCATCCTCGCGTCGGTCGGTATCGCGCCTATAGAAGGCCTGTGGGCCTTGGTCGACCAGAAGAACGAAGCGGTCCGCCTCGTCCGCACCGGCCTGGACGCGGTCTCAGACAAACTCCTAGGCACGAATGGCGTCGAACGCCAAGACCTCTTGGTCGCCTCCCACACCATCCTCATCATGACCGCCTACTTCGAAGTCGTGGACGAACAGCGCAAGATCCCTCACCGCGACCGGGTGGTATTGGCGACGGGCGTCGCGCTCAACGAGAAGAACTGGCTGAAGCTCCTCTACACCAATCCGCTGCCTGCTCCGTGCGCCACCAAGACCTTCGCGACTCTGCTGACCGATATCAGCGGCTGGGCCTCCCTGATGATCGCCTCCGCCGGGATCGCCGAGTCGGCCAACGCCTTGGGCGACGAGATCGCCTCCCGGTACCACGCCCACTTCCTGCGGATGGCGGAACGGATTCCCGAGTTCCGGATCTGGGCCGAGCTGGCCGAGCGCGCCGCAGTCGGTTCAATCCTGGGCAGGCTGTCCGAACAACTGGCCCACGGCCCCGCCAACCCGCCCCGAGACCTGCGCAAGACCCTCGCCGACGCGAACACCGCCGAACTGGACGAGCCACTGGTTCGCGCGGACGGTGCCGCCACCGTGTTCCCCAGGGTGCGCGAGATCTTCCAGACCCCGAGGGTTCGCCTCACCACCCGCGACAGCAGATCGCTGCTGGCCGACGAGAACTGGTGGGACGAGGAAGGCGTTCGCGTCGACCTGGACCGTGTGTTGGCCGTCCACTTCAGCACCCCGGCCGCGACCGAACGGCCGATGCTGCTGCTCGGCCACCCCGGTGCGGGCAAGTCGTTGCTGACCAAGGTCCTGGCCGCGAGCCTGCCCGCCGCGAACTACACGGTCGTCCGGGTGCCGCTGCGCCACGTCGACGCCAACGCCCAAGTGGACTCCCAGATCCAGACGGCCCTCGACCGGCTCACCCACCGCCGGGTCAGTTGGCCCGACCTCGCCGAGCAGACCAGCGGAACCCTCCGCGTCGTGCTCCTGGACGGCCTCGACGAACTCCTCCAGGCGACCACCCACGACCGCACCGGCTACCTGCACGACGTGGAGACCTTCCAACGCCGCGAGGCCGCATACGGGTACCCGGTCGCCGTCGTCGTCACCTCGCGCACCCTGGTCGTCGACCGGGTGACCGTCCCCGACGGGGTCCCGGTCGTCAAACTGGAGGACTTCGACACCGAACAGGTCGAGGCGTGGAAGGCGGAGTGGAACCACGCCAATGAACACTCCGGCGTGCGCCTGCTGCCCTCCCGCCTGGCCGAGAACGTCGCTGAACTGGCCAGGCAGCCGCTCCTGCTGATGATGCTGGCGGTCTACTACGCGGACTGGGAGGCACCGGAGCCAACCGCGCAGATGTCGTTGACCGACCTCTACGAGCGGATGTTCGAGCTGTTCGCCCGCCGCGAGGCCGAGAAACGGGCGATTGCCGATGTGGACGCCACCGTCCGGTTGACCCTCCGGCGGTTGTCGGTCGCGGCCCTGGGGATGCTCAACCGCGGCGCCCAGTCGATCACCGAAGCGGATCTCGCCGCGGACCTGACCGCCCTCGACGAACCGGTGACCAGCGGCAAACGCCTGCTGGCCGAGTTCTTCTTCGTGCACTCCCCGCAAGCCCGCGGTGACACTGAGCACCGCGCCTATGAGTTCCTCCACCTGACCTTCGGCGAGTACCTGGTCGCCGACCGTGTGGTGGAGGTCCTGCGCGACGTCGCCGACAGCGCGTTCGGCAGACGCGCCAAGCACCGCCCCGATGACGACCTGCTGTTCACCCTGTTGTCGCACCAGCCGCTGTCCATCCAACGGCCGGTCCTCGATTTCATCGCCGCCAAGCTCGCGAAGCTGCCGCCGGATGAGACCGAGAAGATCGCTGAGACGCTCGAGGAATTGCTGGCCCGCTACCACGAGCCGCGGACGGCGAGCCGGTTCGACAAGTACCGGCCACTACCCGACCACAGCGTCCGCCAAACCGCCGCGTTCAGCGTGAACCTGGTGCTCCTGCGCATCGCCTGCCCCCAGGGCGACCTCGATCTCGCCGCCATGCGCCTTGTCGACAAGGACAGGTGGCGGTCCCTGGTGCGGCTCTGGTACGCGGGACTCGATTCGACCGCCCTGCTCTCGATCGGCGCCAGCATGGATGTGCGCGATGACCGTGTCCGCTCCGGCGGCACGGGGTTGCTGCCGCTAGGGCTCACCGTCGCCCGGTTGCTCGGCGACCGCGACCTCCAGGCGCGTCTGCTGATCGGGCACGCTGTTCAAGGACGGTACGTGTACCACGAACCAGCCGACTACCAAGAGTGGCTGGATCAGACCTACGCCTGGCTGGTCGGCTTCGCCGCTCGCCCCACCGGAGGAATGTTCGGTTTCACGTACCCACCTGAACCGTACGACCCCACCCGGTTGTCGACGGTCATCGATCTGGCGACGCACGTCTTGCGGATCCGATCCCTTGAGTGGCATCCCCACTTCCTGGCTGAGTTTCTCGTCTGGCTGGCCGATCTCCCGGGCGATCGGAGGTGGCTGGTCGACATCGTCGCGCTGCACGGCGCCGCTGCCCGCCGCGCTCTGGTCGAGGAGATCCGGTCGACCCCCACCAGCAGGCTGCTCATCGAGGAACTCGCCCAGCTCGAATGGGACGCCCCTGCCTAG
- a CDS encoding transposase: MHVAHRSPYSPEFREEAVQMALRSKRPIAETARELNMNSETLRVWVRSYEREQGADSAVAVSEPLAMDERARLRELERRNRELEMEVSFLKKAAAYFAKDAE; this comes from the coding sequence GTGCACGTGGCCCATCGGAGTCCGTACTCGCCGGAGTTTCGTGAGGAAGCAGTTCAGATGGCGTTGCGGTCGAAACGGCCGATCGCCGAGACGGCGCGCGAGTTGAATATGAACTCGGAGACACTGCGTGTATGGGTGCGGAGCTATGAGCGGGAACAAGGCGCGGACTCGGCCGTCGCCGTGTCGGAGCCGTTGGCAATGGACGAACGAGCGCGACTACGAGAGTTGGAACGCCGTAACCGCGAACTCGAGATGGAAGTGTCTTTCCTGAAAAAAGCCGCAGCGTACTTCGCGAAGGATGCCGAGTAG
- a CDS encoding FHA domain-containing protein encodes MPRCPKGHESTDPTECDVCGRPLGAAPVPAHPTAPEPTAAWDCPQSHPGQTGRFCEVCGYDSLLPAEQQQRQAVPSAEPQWSLTVAADRAYYDETKANTNDLRIDFPRFVPPRRFTLAGDSLVIGRADPTRGIHPDIDLTGPPEDRAIGRSHAMLVPAESGWTIVDLHSTNRTFVNNIQTPIPPDHPTPLTPGDHIYLGAWTVLTLHAE; translated from the coding sequence ATGCCCCGGTGCCCCAAGGGCCACGAGTCCACCGACCCGACCGAGTGCGACGTGTGCGGCCGCCCCCTCGGCGCCGCCCCCGTCCCCGCGCACCCCACCGCCCCCGAACCCACCGCGGCCTGGGACTGCCCGCAGAGCCACCCCGGCCAAACCGGCCGCTTCTGCGAGGTCTGCGGCTACGACTCGCTCCTGCCCGCCGAACAGCAGCAGCGCCAAGCTGTCCCCTCCGCCGAACCCCAGTGGTCCCTCACCGTCGCCGCCGACCGCGCGTACTACGACGAGACCAAGGCCAACACCAACGACCTGCGCATCGACTTCCCCCGGTTCGTCCCGCCCCGCCGCTTCACCCTGGCAGGCGACTCCCTGGTCATCGGCCGCGCCGACCCCACCAGGGGCATCCACCCCGACATCGACCTCACCGGCCCCCCGGAAGACCGGGCCATCGGCCGCTCCCACGCCATGCTGGTCCCCGCGGAATCCGGCTGGACCATCGTCGACCTCCACTCCACCAACCGCACCTTCGTCAACAACATCCAGACCCCCATCCCCCCAGACCACCCCACCCCCCTAACCCCCGGCGACCACATCTACCTAGGCGCCTGGACCGTCCTCACCCTCCACGCCGAGTAG
- a CDS encoding tetratricopeptide repeat protein: MTTGSRTPTRPGGTIVEQVTLPPFTMADPADAVLSDPKVPYSRRVCPACEELVGQPRGDRAGLDEGFCPRDRTPFSYVPNLAKGSRVERYEVLGCLAYGGLGWIYLARDLHLADGTAERWVVLKGLINSHDPAAVEAAASEKQYLVTVDHPNVVTINDFVEHTDPRTGVVAGYIVMEYLPGRTLYEMLQRSRDAQGERAPLPVPVVLRYADDILAAFGYLHRRGLVYCDLKPHNAMQVNQRVKLIDLGAVMRDDSDRDPYGTEGFMAPEVQSGAHRPTKHSDLYTVGRTMAVLSFPFAAFSSAHVHDLPASLPFDGPYESFGHLLRRAAHPDPASRFHTAEDMREQVLGVLAEVLAHEQDEPRGTVSTRFTRERRVFGTGAGVVAAEDVPPVSWAEVPGALPSPLVDPADPAAGFLATLGSVAPDRLIETLLGAVERTPELLLRLADAHIVAGDVTTARKVLDEFTTALPGDWRTGWYLGVAALADDDPAAAATHFEAVYAALPGELAPKLALAAALEWNKDTERALGLYGRVWNTDRSYVSAAFGLARMLSANGEPTSAVEVLDDVPESSTHHTAARIAAIRTQVGDPAELPEAISRLDALTLDAERLARLDIEVHGAALLALAGSAPLPSDEHVDEETRLRTRLERSYRALAKLTTDRDVRSRLVDRANEVRPKTMV; the protein is encoded by the coding sequence CGCTGCCGCCGTTCACCATGGCCGATCCCGCTGACGCTGTCCTGTCCGATCCCAAAGTCCCCTACAGCAGGCGGGTATGCCCCGCTTGCGAGGAGTTGGTCGGGCAGCCGCGCGGAGACCGCGCAGGGCTGGACGAGGGGTTCTGCCCGCGCGACCGCACGCCGTTCTCCTATGTGCCGAACCTGGCCAAGGGCAGCCGGGTGGAGCGCTATGAGGTCCTGGGTTGCCTCGCCTATGGCGGCCTGGGGTGGATCTACCTCGCGCGAGACCTGCACCTGGCCGACGGCACCGCCGAGCGCTGGGTGGTCCTCAAAGGACTCATCAACTCGCACGACCCGGCCGCGGTCGAGGCGGCCGCCTCGGAGAAGCAGTACCTGGTCACCGTGGACCACCCGAACGTCGTCACGATCAACGACTTCGTGGAGCACACCGATCCGCGCACCGGTGTGGTCGCGGGCTACATCGTGATGGAGTACCTGCCCGGCCGAACCCTCTACGAGATGTTGCAGCGCAGCCGCGACGCCCAGGGCGAGCGGGCGCCGCTACCGGTGCCCGTGGTGCTGCGGTACGCCGACGACATCCTGGCCGCCTTCGGGTACCTGCACCGCAGGGGCCTGGTCTATTGCGACCTCAAGCCGCACAACGCGATGCAGGTCAACCAACGCGTCAAACTCATCGACCTCGGTGCCGTCATGCGCGACGACAGCGACAGGGACCCGTATGGCACCGAGGGTTTCATGGCCCCCGAGGTGCAGAGCGGTGCCCACCGCCCAACCAAGCATTCCGACCTCTACACCGTCGGCCGCACCATGGCCGTCCTGAGTTTCCCGTTCGCCGCGTTCAGCAGCGCCCACGTCCACGACCTCCCGGCAAGCTTGCCCTTCGACGGCCCATACGAGTCCTTCGGCCACCTCTTGCGTCGTGCGGCGCACCCCGACCCCGCCTCGCGGTTTCACACGGCCGAGGACATGCGCGAGCAGGTGCTGGGTGTGCTGGCCGAGGTCCTCGCCCACGAGCAGGACGAACCGCGCGGCACGGTCTCGACCCGGTTCACCCGCGAGCGCCGGGTGTTCGGGACAGGCGCGGGCGTTGTCGCGGCCGAGGATGTCCCGCCCGTGTCGTGGGCGGAGGTCCCTGGCGCGTTGCCCAGTCCGCTGGTCGACCCCGCCGACCCCGCCGCCGGGTTCCTCGCGACCCTCGGCAGCGTGGCACCGGACCGGTTGATCGAAACACTGCTCGGTGCGGTCGAGCGGACCCCGGAGCTCTTGCTGCGCCTCGCGGACGCGCACATCGTCGCCGGTGACGTGACCACGGCCCGGAAGGTGCTCGACGAGTTCACCACCGCGCTGCCCGGTGACTGGCGCACGGGGTGGTACCTCGGTGTCGCCGCGTTGGCGGATGACGACCCCGCTGCCGCCGCGACCCACTTCGAAGCCGTCTACGCCGCCCTCCCCGGTGAGCTTGCCCCCAAGTTGGCGTTGGCAGCGGCACTTGAGTGGAACAAGGACACCGAACGCGCCCTTGGCCTCTATGGACGGGTGTGGAACACGGACCGCTCTTACGTCAGCGCGGCCTTTGGCCTCGCTCGCATGCTTAGTGCGAACGGCGAGCCCACTAGTGCCGTCGAGGTTCTCGACGACGTGCCCGAGAGTTCCACCCACCACACCGCGGCCCGCATCGCTGCCATCCGCACCCAGGTCGGCGATCCGGCGGAACTGCCCGAAGCGATCTCCCGCCTCGACGCGCTCACACTCGACGCCGAACGCCTGGCCCGGCTCGACATCGAGGTCCACGGCGCGGCGCTGCTCGCGCTCGCGGGCTCGGCCCCGCTGCCCTCCGACGAACACGTCGACGAGGAGACCCGCCTGCGGACCCGGCTCGAACGCTCCTACCGGGCGCTGGCCAAGCTCACCACCGATCGGGACGTGCGGTCCAGGCTCGTCGACCGCGCCAACGAGGTCCGACCGAAGACGATGGTCTGA